The Antarcticibacterium sp. 1MA-6-2 genome has a window encoding:
- a CDS encoding Rrf2 family transcriptional regulator codes for MLSKKTKYGVKALAYIAKQPGKKPVQTAEIASSQNISLKYLESIMVVLKNSGFVGSKKGKGGGYYLLKDPSEVKMTQVIRVLEGPIAMLPCVSLNFYEKCQDCPDEKSCSVHALMIQVRDSTLQVLGKNTLADLAIGEN; via the coding sequence ATGCTTTCCAAAAAGACAAAATACGGTGTAAAGGCACTGGCATATATAGCAAAACAACCCGGCAAAAAACCTGTTCAAACTGCAGAGATTGCCAGTAGCCAGAATATTTCTCTTAAGTATCTTGAGAGTATAATGGTAGTATTAAAAAATTCAGGCTTCGTCGGTTCCAAAAAGGGCAAGGGAGGAGGTTATTACCTTCTTAAAGATCCTTCAGAGGTGAAGATGACACAGGTAATACGGGTTTTAGAAGGTCCTATTGCAATGCTGCCGTGTGTTAGTCTGAATTTTTATGAGAAATGCCAGGATTGCCCCGATGAAAAATCCTGTTCAGTTCACGCATTGATGATACAGGTGAGAGACAGCACCTTGCAGGTCCTCGGAAAGAATACTCTTGCCGATCTTGCTATAGGAGAAAACTGA
- a CDS encoding O-succinylhomoserine sulfhydrylase, whose product MTNNPGSKKESNMETTAIRTQIERTQFMEHSAPLYLTSSYVFEDAEDMRASFSEEKERNIYSRFSNPNTSEFIEKIAAMEGAETGYAFATGMSAVFSTLAALLNSGDHIVSARSIFGSTHSLFTKYFPKWNISHSYFNVNEIDSVESLIKPETKILFAESPTNPGVDIIDLEELGRIAKKHNLILIIDNCFATPYLQNPIKFGADLVIHSATKLIDGQGRVLGGVTVGSADLIREIYLFSRNTGPALSPFNAWILSKSLETLLVRLDRHCENALKVAEFLEQEANAENVKYPFLKSHPQYEVAKKQMKLGGNIISFEIKGGLEAGRKFIDNVQLCSRSANLGDTRSIVTHPASTTHSKLSEEDRLEAGITPGLVRISVGLEHIDDIIKDLKQALNA is encoded by the coding sequence ATGACAAACAACCCTGGATCAAAAAAGGAATCAAATATGGAAACCACGGCTATTCGAACCCAAATTGAGCGCACTCAATTTATGGAGCATTCGGCGCCGCTATATCTCACCTCAAGCTATGTTTTTGAAGATGCTGAAGATATGAGAGCTTCCTTTTCTGAAGAAAAAGAACGAAACATTTACAGTAGATTCAGCAATCCAAATACTTCAGAATTTATTGAAAAAATAGCTGCAATGGAAGGGGCAGAGACGGGATATGCTTTTGCTACGGGAATGTCTGCAGTGTTTTCAACTCTTGCAGCACTCTTAAACAGCGGTGATCATATTGTATCTGCACGATCAATTTTTGGATCAACACACAGCCTGTTCACGAAATATTTTCCGAAGTGGAATATCTCTCATAGTTATTTTAATGTAAATGAAATTGATTCAGTTGAAAGTCTGATCAAACCCGAGACAAAAATTCTGTTTGCTGAATCGCCTACAAATCCCGGGGTGGATATTATTGATTTGGAGGAATTAGGAAGGATTGCAAAAAAACACAATTTGATCCTGATCATTGACAATTGTTTTGCTACTCCCTATTTACAGAATCCTATAAAATTTGGAGCCGACCTGGTAATACATTCGGCAACAAAACTAATAGATGGCCAGGGACGGGTCTTAGGTGGAGTGACAGTGGGAAGTGCAGATTTGATCAGGGAGATCTATCTTTTTTCCCGAAATACGGGTCCGGCACTATCCCCTTTTAATGCCTGGATTCTTTCTAAAAGTTTGGAAACCTTACTGGTAAGACTGGACAGGCATTGTGAAAATGCACTCAAAGTTGCTGAATTCCTGGAGCAGGAAGCAAATGCGGAAAATGTAAAATATCCTTTTTTGAAGTCTCATCCTCAGTATGAAGTTGCAAAAAAACAAATGAAGCTTGGAGGAAATATTATCTCCTTTGAAATTAAAGGAGGACTTGAAGCAGGAAGAAAATTTATTGATAATGTACAGCTTTGTTCAAGATCGGCAAATTTGGGAGATACCCGGAGCATTGTTACGCACCCTGCATCAACCACGCACAGTAAATTGAGTGAAGAGGATAGGCTGGAGGCGGGGATCACTCCGGGACTGGTAAGGATTTCGGTAGGACTTGAACACATCGATGATATTATAAAGGATTTAAAACAGGCATTGAACGCGTAA